In Cedecea neteri, a single genomic region encodes these proteins:
- a CDS encoding phage tail protein: MMMILGMYVFQLRTIPYQELQYQRSWRHATNSRVNRRPSTQYLGPDNDTLTLSGVLLPEITGGRLSLLALEVMAELGKAWPLIEGSGTIYGMFIIESMSTTRTEFFESGMPRRIEFTLTLKRVDESLTEMFGDLKDQLSNLQDSAAAAAGKLKNAVGGLLS, encoded by the coding sequence ATGATGATGATTCTGGGAATGTATGTGTTTCAACTGCGGACGATCCCTTATCAGGAATTGCAATATCAGCGCAGCTGGCGGCACGCAACAAACAGTCGCGTAAACCGCAGGCCGTCAACGCAGTATCTTGGCCCTGACAATGACACTCTGACGCTTTCGGGGGTTCTGTTACCGGAAATCACCGGCGGCAGGTTGTCACTGCTGGCGCTGGAGGTGATGGCAGAGCTGGGTAAGGCGTGGCCACTCATTGAGGGGAGCGGCACGATTTACGGCATGTTCATCATTGAAAGCATGAGTACAACCAGGACGGAATTTTTTGAAAGTGGTATGCCACGCCGGATTGAGTTCACCCTGACGCTAAAGCGTGTCGATGAATCGTTGACAGAAATGTTTGGTGATCTGAAAGACCAGCTAAGCAACCTCCAGGATTCTGCGGCTGCAGCGGCAGGTAAGCTGAAAAATGCCGTTGGGGGATTATTGTCGTGA
- a CDS encoding phage late control D family protein — MVVNFDLLNLNSKTPAFSIIIEGKDVTTVMDERLMSLTLTDNRGFEADQLDLELDDADGKIVLPRRGAVINFALGWKGQPLFPKGAFTVDEIEHSGAPDKLTIRARSADFRETLNTRREKSWHKTTVGDVVREVAARHKLKMALGKDVAGKSVEHMDQTNESDASFLMKLARQYGAIASIKDGNLLFIRQGQGRTASSKPLPVITITRQAGDGHHFTLADRGAYTGVIASWLDTKEPQKKETATVKRRRKKAKPEPTEAEKAEKKQGDYLVGTDENVLVLSRTYASRGNAERAAKMQWERLQRGVASFSLQLAEGRADLYTEMPVKVSGFKQPIDDAEWTITTLTHSVSADSGFTTSIEFEVKIDDL, encoded by the coding sequence ATTGTCGTGAACTTTGATTTATTAAATCTGAACAGCAAAACCCCGGCTTTCAGCATCATTATTGAGGGCAAGGATGTTACTACGGTGATGGATGAGCGCCTTATGAGTCTGACGCTGACGGATAACCGGGGCTTTGAGGCTGACCAGCTCGATCTGGAGCTTGACGACGCGGACGGAAAAATAGTCCTGCCGCGGCGTGGGGCAGTAATCAATTTTGCTCTCGGCTGGAAGGGGCAGCCGCTGTTTCCAAAGGGGGCTTTCACTGTGGATGAGATTGAGCACAGCGGGGCGCCGGATAAGTTAACTATCCGCGCCCGTAGTGCGGATTTTCGGGAAACGCTGAACACCCGCCGGGAAAAATCGTGGCATAAAACAACGGTCGGGGATGTAGTCAGGGAAGTTGCTGCGAGACACAAGCTGAAAATGGCGCTGGGAAAAGATGTGGCCGGAAAGTCTGTAGAGCACATGGATCAGACCAATGAAAGCGACGCCAGTTTTTTAATGAAGCTGGCCCGCCAGTATGGGGCTATCGCCTCCATAAAAGATGGCAACCTGCTCTTTATCCGGCAGGGGCAGGGAAGAACGGCGAGCAGTAAGCCGCTGCCTGTCATCACGATTACACGGCAGGCCGGGGACGGGCACCACTTCACCCTGGCTGACCGGGGAGCTTACACGGGCGTTATTGCGAGCTGGCTTGATACGAAGGAGCCACAAAAAAAAGAAACTGCCACGGTTAAGCGCCGGAGAAAAAAGGCCAAGCCAGAGCCAACCGAGGCGGAAAAAGCAGAGAAAAAACAGGGCGATTATCTAGTAGGAACGGATGAAAATGTCCTGGTGCTGAGTCGTACCTATGCAAGCCGGGGAAATGCCGAGCGGGCGGCCAAAATGCAGTGGGAGAGGCTGCAGCGCGGTGTGGCTTCGTTTTCTCTGCAATTGGCGGAAGGGCGTGCTGATCTCTATACCGAAATGCCGGTGAAAGTTTCAGGGTTTAAGCAGCCTATTGATGATGCTGAATGGACGATTACAACCCTGACTCATAGCGTTAGTGCTGATAGTGGATTTACTACCAGTATTGAGTTTGAGGTGAAGATAGATGATTTATAA
- a CDS encoding ogr/Delta-like zinc finger family protein: MMNCPKCGHAAHTRSSFRVSDTTKERYCQCQNVNCGTTFVTHETVVRFIVTPGLVDHAPPHPLNGGQGHMNF, translated from the coding sequence ATGATGAATTGTCCGAAATGTGGACATGCGGCACATACTCGGAGTAGCTTCCGGGTTTCCGACACCACTAAGGAGCGTTACTGCCAGTGCCAAAATGTTAATTGCGGCACCACCTTTGTCACTCATGAAACGGTAGTACGGTTTATTGTTACCCCAGGACTAGTCGATCACGCTCCACCTCATCCACTAAATGGAGGTCAGGGGCATATGAATTTTTGA
- the mug gene encoding G/U mismatch-specific DNA glycosylase, whose amino-acid sequence MVSDILQPDLRVVFCGINPGKSSAHLGLPFAHPANRFWKVLHLAGFTDRQLKPEEAQLLLSYGCGVTKLVERPTVQANEVALQELRAGGRELITKMQEYHPGALAILGKQAFEQAFRQRGVKWGRQEITLGDTEVWILPNPSGLSRITLDNLAEAYRELNESLTVRGR is encoded by the coding sequence ATGGTTAGCGATATCCTTCAGCCTGACCTTCGGGTCGTGTTCTGCGGTATTAATCCGGGAAAATCATCCGCTCATCTCGGGCTGCCTTTTGCGCATCCTGCCAATCGCTTCTGGAAAGTGCTTCACCTCGCGGGTTTTACGGACCGACAGCTCAAGCCTGAGGAGGCACAGCTGTTGCTTTCCTACGGCTGCGGCGTGACGAAACTGGTGGAGCGGCCAACCGTGCAGGCAAACGAAGTGGCGCTGCAGGAGCTGCGTGCCGGAGGGCGAGAGCTGATTACAAAGATGCAGGAGTACCATCCGGGAGCGCTGGCGATTCTGGGTAAGCAGGCGTTTGAGCAGGCTTTCAGGCAGCGTGGTGTGAAATGGGGCAGGCAGGAGATTACCCTTGGTGATACCGAGGTGTGGATTTTGCCTAATCCAAGCGGCTTGAGCCGCATCACGCTGGATAATCTGGCTGAGGCTTATAGAGAGCTGAATGAGTCGTTGACGGTGCGTGGGCGGTAA
- the rpoD gene encoding RNA polymerase sigma factor RpoD yields MEQNPQSQLKLLVQRGKEQGYLTYAEVNDHLPEDIVDSDQIEDIIQMINDMGIQVMEEAPDADDLLLAENSNNTDEDAEEAAAQVLSSVESEIGRTTDPVRMYMREMGTVELLTREGEIDIAKRIEDGINQVQCSVAEYPEAITYLLEQYDRVEAEEARLSDLITGFVDPNAEEDLAPTATHVGSELSQEEMDDDEDEDEESDDDSSDDDNSIDPELAREKFGELRKQYELTRDTIKAKGRSHADAAAEILQLSEVFKQFRLVPKQFDYLVNSMRVMMDRVRTQERIIMKLCVEQCKMPKKNFITLFTGNETSETWFNAAIAMNKPWSEKLHEVSEDVHRSLQKLQQIEEETGLTIEQVKDINRRMSIGEAKARRAKKEMVEANLRLVISIAKKYTNRGLQFLDLIQEGNIGLMKAVDKFEYRRGYKFSTYATWWIRQAITRSIADQARTIRIPVHMIETINKLNRISRQMLQEMGREPTPEELAERMLMPEDKIRKVLKIAKEPISMETPIGDDEDSHLGDFIEDTTLELPLDSATSESLRSATHDVLAGLTAREAKVLRMRFGIDMNTDHTLEEVGKQFDVTRERIRQIEAKALRKLRHPSRSEVLRSFLDD; encoded by the coding sequence ATGGAGCAAAACCCGCAGTCACAGCTCAAGCTTCTTGTCCAACGTGGTAAGGAGCAAGGCTATCTGACCTATGCCGAGGTCAATGACCATCTGCCGGAAGATATCGTCGACTCCGATCAGATCGAAGACATCATCCAAATGATCAACGACATGGGCATTCAGGTGATGGAAGAAGCCCCTGATGCCGATGATCTTTTGCTTGCTGAAAACTCTAACAACACCGATGAAGACGCGGAAGAAGCGGCTGCCCAGGTGCTGTCCAGCGTGGAGTCCGAAATTGGACGTACCACCGACCCCGTGCGTATGTACATGCGCGAAATGGGGACCGTTGAACTGTTAACCCGTGAGGGTGAGATCGATATCGCGAAGCGTATCGAAGACGGTATCAACCAGGTACAGTGCTCGGTTGCCGAGTACCCGGAAGCGATCACCTATCTGCTGGAGCAGTACGATCGCGTTGAAGCTGAAGAAGCTCGCCTGTCCGACCTTATCACCGGCTTTGTTGACCCGAACGCGGAAGAAGATCTCGCGCCAACCGCAACCCATGTCGGCTCCGAACTCTCTCAGGAAGAGATGGACGACGATGAGGACGAAGACGAAGAGTCTGACGACGACAGCTCCGACGATGACAACAGCATCGACCCGGAACTGGCGCGCGAAAAATTTGGTGAGCTGCGTAAGCAGTACGAACTGACTCGCGACACCATCAAAGCGAAAGGCCGCAGCCACGCTGACGCCGCCGCGGAGATCCTGCAGCTGTCTGAAGTGTTCAAACAGTTCCGCCTGGTGCCAAAACAGTTCGACTACCTGGTCAACAGCATGCGCGTCATGATGGACCGCGTTCGTACCCAAGAACGTATCATCATGAAGCTGTGCGTTGAGCAGTGCAAAATGCCGAAGAAAAACTTCATCACGCTGTTCACCGGCAACGAAACCAGCGAAACCTGGTTCAACGCGGCCATTGCGATGAACAAGCCGTGGTCTGAGAAGCTGCATGAAGTGTCCGAAGACGTTCACCGCAGCCTGCAGAAGCTGCAGCAGATCGAAGAAGAGACCGGCCTGACCATCGAGCAGGTAAAAGACATCAACCGTCGCATGTCCATTGGTGAAGCGAAAGCGCGCCGTGCGAAGAAAGAGATGGTTGAAGCCAACTTGCGTCTGGTTATTTCTATCGCTAAGAAATACACCAACCGTGGCCTGCAGTTCCTCGACCTGATTCAGGAAGGCAACATCGGCCTGATGAAAGCCGTTGATAAGTTTGAATACCGCCGTGGCTATAAGTTCTCAACTTATGCAACCTGGTGGATCCGTCAGGCTATCACCCGTTCCATCGCCGACCAGGCGCGTACCATCCGTATTCCGGTGCACATGATTGAGACCATCAACAAGCTCAACCGTATTTCGCGCCAGATGCTGCAGGAGATGGGCCGTGAGCCAACGCCGGAAGAGTTAGCCGAGCGTATGCTGATGCCGGAAGACAAAATCCGTAAAGTGCTGAAAATTGCCAAAGAGCCTATCTCCATGGAAACGCCAATCGGCGACGATGAAGATTCGCATCTGGGTGATTTCATCGAGGACACTACCCTCGAGCTGCCGCTGGATTCTGCCACCTCCGAAAGCCTGCGTTCCGCAACGCACGACGTTCTGGCTGGCCTGACTGCGCGTGAAGCGAAAGTCCTGCGTATGCGCTTCGGTATCGACATGAACACCGACCACACGCTGGAAGAAGTGGGTAAACAGTTCGACGTTACCCGCGAACGTATCCGTCAGATTGAAGCGAAGGCGCTGCGCAAACTGCGCCACCCAAGCCGCTCTGAAGTCCTGCGTAGCTTCCTGGACGATTAA